The Notamacropus eugenii isolate mMacEug1 chromosome 4, mMacEug1.pri_v2, whole genome shotgun sequence DNA window TCCATagatgagactcagagagatgatatgccttgtccaaggtcacagactAAGTTACTTCCAGAGCTAGAACTGGGcttaacaagcaattattaagcacctcctatggaCAAAACGttgcttctctatattcactACTTCTTTCAACTGAAGGCTTGGGTCTTTTTACTATTTTTGCCTCACTGTTGACTCAGTGGCACTGGGTGTGTTGGGATGAGTATATTCTCAAACTGATGGAGAAATCCAGGACCAGAGAGATCTGCTGGGTGGGCCTGCTTAAGGTCCCAGTGAATCAGCACTGGGAACAGAAATGAAGGCTGGGTGTCCTGTCCCGAGGCTTTTGTGCACAGTGCCTTGGGCCTGTTGTAGGGCCATCCAGTTAGAGCTCCACCCTCCAAATGCTCAGCTCAGGTCCTAGCTGGCTCCAGGGACAGACACTAGTCAAACAGGAACTGGGTTCACATTATCTCCAAGACAAGTTCTATTTTCTCAAGGCATTGGGGAAGTCTTCTCTAGCTCTGTTCTGATTTTTTTGGTGTATTGTTATCATCTGGGATTGTCCTTAGGTCCTTTGGACCATATACGTATACAGATGTACATATGGCAGCAGGAAGTATCATAGCCCTGTATTTGAAAAGAAGTCTTTAGTGACTTATGTTAGGACCTATGTTTGGTCCTGTTCTAAttaacattttcatcaatgactTTCATGAAGGCAATTTTTAATCTATAGACCACAAGGTCTACAGATATAGCTTTCAAGATGTCTGTAAACTTGTatgggagaaaaaataatatttttattttcactaacctctaactgaagtTTGGCATTGACTTCACTTATAGAATATAGGCAATAAAATATTCTTAGAAGGAATCTtatgcttcaccagactgccaaaggggttcatgaaacCAAACAAATGGTGAACCCCAGGCTTAGAGGTCACGCTCATCACATCTGCAGATGACAATGCTGGGAGAGATAGCTACCATAGATGACAAGAGTCAAGAAGGAAAGTCTCAGAGATAAAGTTGTATACTGGAAATCTGGGTTCCATGTCTCTGAGCAACTCAGGGTTCTAGAGCAGAGAGGTGAGAATTTTGAAACTTGGAATGAAACTGAATAGGGATAAATACAAAGTCCTATATTTGGGTTCGaaaaatcttgccatttctacttccacaCTATCTCTTACATCTGATGCCTTCTTTCTACTTTTACAGCTGCCAGCCTAGTTCAGGTCCTCCTCACCTCTCACACAGGCTACAGCTTCTTACCTGGTCTCCTCACCTCAAGAGTCTCGCCACTCCAGTCCATCCCATTGTTGTTCAATAaggtccaactcttcttgaccccatttggggttttcttgacagagatattggagtggtttgccatttccttctccagttcattttacagatgaggaaactgaggcaaacagggttaagtgacttgcccagggtcgcatagctagtaagtgtcttaggcctgatttgaactcaggaaggtgagtcttcctgatttcaggcccagtgctctatccactgtacaactTAGCTCCCCAGTCTATCCCACATCCTGCtataaaaagtaattttctttaagcATGGATGTAAACAGGTGATTCCTTTATTCAGTCAACTATAACATTTTTCTATTGCTCTAGgatctgttttgcttttaaaggcctttacaatctggccccaacctacctCTTCAGTCTCATTGGACTTTGCTCCCCAACACTTTGCCATTCAGTCGAATttgccttttctctgtttctcacacatgaaccctctttttttatctccatgcctttgcactggccattCCTCATACCTGTAATGAGTCACCTTGTTACCTCTCCCTCTTAGGAGtttccttccttcaagatgcaggtCCTTCCtgcatgaagtcttttctgattcacTTGCTAGTATGTGGGTGTATTTGtgcatataaaatacacataattcttcttttatagatgggtaaactgagtcttggagaggtcacagtatcatagatttagcacTCTGTACTATGTTTATTGCATAGATAATAtacattatgtataatatatacatgtaaatgtgcatgtacatatcatatatgtatctttctccCCTTATGATCTTATCCACTAGAGTATAAGTTTCCTTTTAATagagattctttctttctttagacTTATActtccagcatctagcacagtacctggcgtataataatagctagtatttatacaggttttgccaagcattttacaaatgccATCTTACTTAAttagtctcctggttctgcccctttcattctgcattagttcatacaagtcttttcagttttctctgaaactgcccatgttccattatatttatagatCATAATTCATCTAATCATTCCCCAGTCAATGAGCATCCCCTTAGGTtctacttctttgccaccacaaaggagctgctataaatataaaatatttaaagagtcACCATAACTATTTTGGTACATATAgggcattttttctctttctttgatctctttgggggtatTGGTCTACTTGTGGTATCTCTGGGTCAGaggtttagtaactttgggggcatGATTCCAAATAACTTTTCTGAATCTGCCCATTATTGTTTATTGCTGGTGACCTCATGTTCTTGGGCCAGACTAAAGACACATTTAATGTTACCATGAAGGAAGAGGAAGCAACCCTGTAGGGTTCCTGTCAGTTATTGCAAGCTTTAAATGGAAACCTGAAACATCTTACCTtcctttgaaaaaacaaaacactatgtCTCCTAAAATGGTACATTTTTTCTCCGCCAAAGACTGAgttgcattattttatttaaaatgaaaatgctatttttctcatcagaaaaacatgACTAAAACGATACAACAGAATTTTAATAATCACTGTTCACTGTTGTATCCACTCCGTTGATAGAATTGACATATAACGTTTGACTTGAAGTTCTATCCATTCTACCTTGGGATCTGAAAATTCAGCTGAATCTTAAGATTTGCTGGGAATGAGTCAAACTATCAGCTTGAATTTAAGGGAATggattttttttgctgttgttgggAAGAAGGATTGGATGAGTGGAGATTGAGGAAGTCAAGAGGAAACAGAGGTGGAAACAGAGACTGCTTTCAAGGAGGGGGAACCTAGCTAAGTAGAACTGTCAGGGGCCACATGTCCAATGAAGATGGGCCACTTGGAAGCCACCAGACTGTGATCACAGACCTGTGACGGaatccttattttttccccacagcTGCTATTGCTCCAAAGgacaagctcttctatggcttcCTGACCCCCTGGCTGGGTGAGTAGGGGCAGATTTAGGCCTCTGACTCAGGAGAAGGAGATTGGGTCAGACAATAATGGGTTTTAGGGGAGGGACAGATATATTGACATGTTCCTGACTCAAGATGGTGGCAGGTGCCCCTTAGGGGCACTAAATTGCTGGACACTGCTCTGTTTCCATCACTGGCTCTCTTACCAGGGGATGGGCTGCTGCTAAGCAAAGGAGATAAATGGAGCCGGCACCGGCGCCTGTTGACCCCGGCTTTTCACTTTGATATCCTTAAGCCCTACATGAAAATCTACAACCAAAGTACAGACATCATGCACGTGAGCTTTCTTCTTGTTCTCTAGGAGCAGTGGAGTGTTAGATTTGAAGCCTGAGGACATATCTTTGAATGCTGACTCTCTCCCTTCTACCTGCGCAACTTTGGGTAGTCATTTCTCATCTCTAGGCCtaagtttcctgctctgtaaaatggagggggcgATGGTGGTGAACCTGatgatttctttttaagtttccttccagttctaaatctatgaatctgtGATTCCCCTCCTCCAGAACTCTTCTTTCTGCCCTCTCTTGTACCCTTTTTGGGTCTCAGTGGCTACTGAAGTGCTTTGGCATGCTGCACTGGGCTTGGGCACTGTTGTTGGCAGGAGGCATACCATCCCTTACTTATGATATTCCCTTTCTCTTGGACAGGCCAAGTGGAATCGTCTGGGTGCTGGAGCCATGGTCTCCCTGGACATGTTTGAGCACATCAGTCTCATGACTTTGGACAGCTTGCAGAAATGTGTTTTCAGCTATAACAGTGACTGCCAGGAGTGAGTAGTTAGTTAGTGTCTGGTCTCAACTGTCCTAGGTCGGGGGGGCCCCTTGATGACTGGGAATGGGGACTGGTGGGGAGAAGGAAACCATCAGCAACCTGAAGCTTATTCTACCTCTTTAGGGATCCCCTTAGATGTGAGGATGTGAGTGCATGATTGCTCTTTCCACCCTTGTACTCCTCCTACCCTCCTGCCTGCCCCCGGCCctgcaagaaagaaggaaaataagatcATATATGACcctagagcaggaagggatcttagaagtcatctagttcaactcttccCTActggtccctcccagctctgacattctgtcatTCCATGTTTTAAGGACTTTCTTAGctttgacattccatgttctaagggccctcctggctctgacattctatattccatGGTTCTAATTCACAGGGCAGAATGACCAGGCTGGAAGAGCTTAGCTCATTTTGCTCCTCATACTTGAGGCTGCTCTTATCCATTTGTAACCTTATGCTTCCTCTGCCTTGCAGGAAGATGAGTGACTATATCACAGCCATTATTGAGCTGAGTGCCCTGGTAGTGAAGCGTCAGTATCGTATCCACCACCATCTAGACTTCATCTACTACCGGACAGCAGATGGGCGGCGCTTTAAGGAGGCTTGTGACACTGTGCACCACTTCACTACTGAAGTCATACAGGAGAGGCGACAGACCCTAAACAAGCAAGGGCCAGAGGCCTGGCTCAAATCCAAGCAGGGCAAGACCTTGGACTTCATTGATGTGCTGTTGCTGGCCAAGGTGAGCAAGAAAGGCCCAGGGTAGGGTGAAGAAGGGCCTAGAGTCATGGTCAAAGCCTAACTTTGACTTTATGGCATTTCTCTGAACCATCTCTCACTCAATAtctggctcaggagaagaaggtgaggttggtgaccttgcacagtcctctctcactcaaatcaaagtcagctgcaagttacgtcatcatcttgatgtcatggtcctcttcgagaacgaagcaCAGACACAAACAATCGCCTAGCaagtcctctttcttcttcctctcctcccttcatgcctcttctccccttttcttcctctcctcctctgtctttccctcccctcccctcttctctctcttctgttcccctttcttccttttctcccacttCTTGCTCTCCTTTCACActacttctccttcccttttatttttgtcctatgtatgtacatattgtcCCCCATTAGAATCTGATCTGCTTGAAGTCAAGGGctattttgcctttgtttttgcTTATGGCCTGATACATGGTGGCTCTGAACAATTGCTTGTGGGTTGATTcctaccttcccttccttcttctctgctgTTCCTTGACTAGCATTGGGTAGTGAGTGCTCCCTCCAGTTCTCCCTTCCCTGGGAGTTGGAGGGTGGTTCTGGAGGGTGGCCCTGGAGGGTGGCCAGGTGTCTGCTCCTGGAATGGCCTTTGCCTCTCTTGGGCAGAGGTGGGGCCAATCAGTCACAACTGGTACCCCTTCTAGGATGAAGATGGGAAGCAGCTGTCAGATGAGGACATCCGAGCAGAAGCAGATACCTTCATGTTCGAGGGTGAGGACCCCAGGAAGAGAGTTGAGATTGGCAACgtcaaggaggaagaagaggttcACAGAACCCAGTTGTGTTTGATCCTCAAACAGAGTTCCTAGGTCAGAGGGATGGGCAGACCTCAGACAGATATTTGACCCCAGTTTGAGAATTTGTTTGAGCCTAAGGTTGGAAGACAGTGAGGCTTTCTGTTCAGGACAGATTAGCTAAGAATTCAGGGGTTTCATGGGTTGCAGGTTCAATTTGGGGTATTCCAAGGTCTTTCTGGGCTAGCCTCTGGCCATGAGAAGTGGTGCTTCTCTAAgtgcttagagtgaatgtcaatagtaactttGAAACAACAACTCTGAGGGTCCTGAGTCTCCTGCCCCTGCAGGgcttgttttatgtatttatttattcttttctatttaaaggggccattccctgactatttcttaaagaggcctattcattgaatggacattacctcactttaagtgagtacctgaaaagtccttagcttgaaaggccaaggtctcccattgcatcctgggctgtctccagtcatcctgatgaatatctggtcgctggatccagatggctcaggaggagaaagtgaggcaggtgaccttgcatggccctccctcactcaaaacaaagtcaagtataagtcatgtcatcatttctctgacgtcatggtcctctttgaaaatgacgaatgaatacaacaacaacaaattgtgtCTGTTTTTTCCCTAAGAATACTTGGATGCATAATGTGCTACTTTTCCAGGATATCTAAACTTTTCCACATTAAAAATACTAATAGCTTACATGTCTATCCTATTTAAGGTCTGTAGTGTACTTTGGActctgagaggcagtgtgattcagtagatagaatactggacttggaggtaggaagacctgggttctaatcctgccaCAGATGCTTCTTACCTGTTCAGCCTTGGGGAAATCTgagtctttttcttcatcttttacaGTTATAACACCTGTCTCTCacagtggttgtgaggatcaaataagcaTGTAAGAATGCTTTGCAAAGCTCCCCAGAGAAGTGCTATATAGATGTGAACTGTTATGATTATTTTCTTTACAGCAGCCCCTTTAGGTCAGGTAGCAAGattgttctccccattttacagatgaggaaactgaggctgagaggttcagagagatgatcctgtgatcctatgacttgCCAAAGACCGACTGGCTGGTAGACATCAGTGCCCAGATTCAAACCTAATTTGGCTATCCCTATTGCACTCATACTGGGACTCCCATGGATCCCTATTTCATTGGGGGTGTATCTTAGGTCAAGTGCAACTTGCCCACGGGGATGTAACCAGCTAGTGGTGAGTAGGAGAGTGAGAAGGGGtataggaaggaaagggaagggaaagggaagaaaggcatAGACGGAAGAGAGAGGGGTGATGAGTGAGGGTTGCTACAGAGAAGTGGCATGAAGTCAAAGTCATCCTTGAACAATGACTCAACGCTTGGCCTTGTTTTCTAATTAGGTAGTTCCGTACTCTTATTACCGCTGTTGGATTAGGTAACTTATCTTGGTGTCAGCCTCttttcattcacttttacaagagaAAGGGTATCCAGGAAGCAGATTGGACAGGAGTTTTAAGGCTGTGTGTCTCACCCACCCTTCTGGAAGCCCTGGTGTTGGATATGGATGCCATTGGTATCCATGGAAAAGGGGTAGAGATGTTCTTCTTCACAtgacctttttcttccttttctcctctcccctcccttctcaacTCTCATAGGACATGACACCACATCCAGTGGCCTCTCTTGGGCGTTATTTAACTTGGCCCGACACCCTGAATACCAGGAGAAGTGCCGAGAGGAGATCCAGGAGAttatgaaagggagagagacagaagagattgAGTGGTGAGTGTTAGATGCTTTCCTGCGTTTCTTCTCTTAACCTGACACACCCACTAGGAAGGGATCACACTGGGGAGGCCCTATGTGACTATAGACTTACCAGCCCCATGAGCCTTTGCAAGTGGAGTAACCAGCTGAGGCAGTAGGTGGAATGGAAAGTCATTCCTAATGTTGCCCCTGGAACCTCTCCTGGAATTTTCCTCTGgtattggggggtggggtggtgggtgtggagagatgGCACACCAGTCAGCCTGGGAGGGAAGTGAAGTTGCTTGACAATAGTCACTGAAAGGAAGGAGTGGGTGGGCCGAGGTTGTCTGAGCTCAGAGGGTTGAGAAGGGTGAGTGATGAAACCTTGTTCTAGGGTGAGGCTGGGTGAGTCTAGAATCCTAGGGAAGTGAAGGTCTTGAGTGGGAGAATGTGGCCCTGGGGCCTGAGTCAGTATAGCAGTGATGtgatgaggggagggagggagggacactAAGCCAgtgtgggatgggggtggggagtgacAGGTGCCCATCAGAGCTATTAAAACTGGAATGGACCCCAGAGATGGAGACACTGTAGTCACACCTTGAGTCAGTGACAGGGCTGGTGCTGAGGTCTCTAATACTTGGCTGGGAGGCCTGAGGCAAAAGGTCAGAGGCTTGGCTTCTCCCCAGGGATGATCTGGCCCAGATGCCCTTCATCACTATGTGCATCAAGGAGAGCCTTCGCATCTTCCCTCCTGTCACCCTCATTTCACGCCGCTGCACTGAGGACATCAAGCTGCCTGATGGACGCATCATCCCCAAAGGTGCCAACCTGAGCCCCGGGAAGGAGACTCCTCAGGGATCCCATTGAAGTCCAGCTGTTGTGAGGGCTTACTCTCTGCCCAGTCAGGCCTAGAATTATATAGTCCTTATGGTACCCTGTGGGCAGGCCAGGCACACAGGAAATAGGTAAAGAACCATTCATGGTTAGATGGGATAAATGCCCAAATAGACTTTGGATAATAGGTGCCACTTGGAGTTCTATTTAATCCAACAAACATTATtaaagtatctactgtgtgcagaaaaaattagaaaagacatTGTTCAAGTTGTAATAGGACTTACAGTTTAGTAAGGGATAAAACCCTTAAATATAAAccataatatacaatattatataaggACACTAGAGAATTCTAAAAGTGTCATGTAAAGTCTGAGGGAGAAGGTGTTAACATTTGGGGAGAagagaatcagggaagacttcttgGAGGAGATGACATTTGAGTGGGAGTTTGAAGGATTGATAGAACGGGTTaacagtaaaagagagaaaggtgAGGGCATTCTAGGATTAGGAGAACTTAAGCAAAGACACAAAGGTAGGAGAGTACAGAAGATGCATGGAATGGGGCAGAGTTGTTCAGTTTGGCTCAAAAATAAAGTGTTTGGAGGTGAGTAATAGGAGAAAAGGATGTAAAAGTAATGGGGCACCAGTCTATTGGGAATCATGAATGGCAGACACAAGAGTTTAAACTATCACCATGTGGTAATAGGGAGACGAGTGGAGATCTGGAGGAGAGGAGGGTCATGACTATAACTCTTTGTAAGGAAGACTATTCTGGCAGTGGCATGATGGAGGAATTGAAGGGAGGTTATTTGACTACTTTTATAGAGTATAATATAAATAATGGAGATGAGTAGATGGGCTAAGTTTATTGAAGCTCAGAGGGTGGATAAGGAAAAGGTATAAAAGTCCTACATGTGAGATAGATTTCCTCTGAAGTAGAGGACATAAGTGGGATAAATATGGCCCTGGACCTGCCCAAGTGGGCATGGAAGACCTATAAGGGGTGAAGAGTGGAGGAGAAGGCCCTTGATAAACACTCACATTGAGGAGTTGAGAAGAAGATGGAgactgagagggaaaaagaaaggtatGAGAAGAAACAAGAGTATCAAAGGTCAAGAGATGAGGCCTAAAACAAGGCCACTGGACTTAGTGATTAAGTGGTTACTGGTGACCTTAGATCAGTAGATTCAGtagaatgaagagggagagcagagGCCCTACGATGAGGCAAGGCTggggcttcatggaggaagtgggcTGAGTTGACCCTGCAAATGGCAAGAATTTGGATAgtgaagatcaggaaaggcatcttgGGCAAGAGGAATAGCATGGTCAGACATGGAAAAGAGGATGGCACGGGCAGGAGTCAATGAGACCAGGCTGCCTAGTGTGGACGGTCAAGTGGTAGATGATACCCATGGGTAAGTAGTGAAGTATCATATCATAGATCTTGAATACAAACCTGGAGTCTGTACCTTCTGTGACAGGCAACGGGGAATCACTGAAGATTTTGGAGCAAGGGAATAACAACATTAGAGTTATTTCAGGAAGATGTGTTGGACTGCCTGTAGAGACAGATTGCAGGGGCCAAAATAGAGTATGCTGGGAGTCTGGGCTAGGAGAGGGGCCATGAGGttggagaagaaaggatggaTACAAGAGACATTTTGAAGAGAAAATCAGCAGGACCTAGGTCAGAATTCCAACTCTAGCACACACTGtctgtgtggccttaggcaaggtcatttttctttgggcatccatttcctcatctataagatgagaggTTGGaataaatggcctctgagatcccttctgaaTTTATATCCTAGGAAATGAGGAAGCTGGGACTCCAGGGAGAGAGTGCATGTCAATACAACAGCTATTTATTGCATACTTATCTTATAAAAGGCTCTGTGCTTGTCcttgggagatacaaagatgaaaatagcaAGAGtatttgccctcaaggatcttataatctGATATGTGGGGTATGGCATGTACTCAAATAAGTGTGGCTCCGTGATCGATCCATTGCATAACCTGGAAGAAGAGTAAAATTCACAAAATGCTATATCTGGAAGGGGCCTTCAAAGTCATCTTATCTACTGCCCTCCATTTTATAAACgaaaaaattgaggcacagaaaagggaagtgaattTTTTCAAAGCTGTATGTTATATCAGAGCAAGGAGTGATTGACTGAACCTGCTGACTTAGAATTCATGAGTTTGGAGGAACTTAATGAGACCTTTGGTCTCATTAGTTGTTctacagtcatgtctgactttctgtgacccaattttggggttttcttggcaaagatactgggatggtttgccatttcctcctcctactgatttcacaggtgagaaaattgaggcaaacagggttaggtgacctccccaggttcacatagctagtaagtgtctgaggacagatttgaactcaggaagatgagtgctcctcattccaagctcagcactctacccactgcaccatctagttgcccttgATCTCATAACCTGACACCTGAGCAGCATTAATCACTACAACACCCTCTGCAAACAGTGAActtcagcctttgcttaaagaccttcagTGATAGGGAACTGCTGGTACAccatttttcttttggacatTACAGTTAGAATATTTTTCCTCCTATCAAATAGAAATCAGCCTCTCTGTACCATCCATTTCCTTATTATTAGtgctctctccatctttccaaaATAAGCACGAGATATACTTTTCTctttacatgctgtctccccttccctctcactAATATGTGGGATACAACATGTACTCAAGTAAGTGTGGCTCTGTGATCTACTCATTGCATAACCTGGGAGAAGAGTAAATTCACAAAATGctgtagctggaagggaccttaaaagtcatctcaTCCATTGCtctgtattttataaatgaagaaattgagacacagaaaggggaagtgatttttttctgtcaGAGCAAAGAGTGATTGACTGAACCTGCTGACTTAGAATTCATGAGTTTGGAGGAACTTAATGAGACCTTTGGTCTCATTAATTGTTGTACAGTCATCTCCAACTTTCTACGACcccttcttgaggtcagggactgttttttcatttaaaaaaaccctttttttTGGTTGTGGTGAATGATGAAATAGAAGTGATGATATGGGCAGCGTAGTGAAACAGGTTAAGTGCTAGGAGAAATTTGTTTTCACCTGGGGGTTGAGGAGGAATCTGGGAGGCTTCATTGTGAAGGTGGTGCCTAAGCTGTGTCTtgaaagaaaaggatttcaaGAATTAGAGAGGAGGCTGGCATTCTGAGCAGTAGATGgtggagcatagatttagagctgaaagtgaccttagggatcatctagtccacccccctcattttatagatgaggaagatgagactttGAGAAGTTAGGTCTAAGATCACATAGGAAATCAgcgacagagctgggattcataCTCGGGTTTTTGTTCTCATCTTTGTCTCTGATGAAGAGATGGGTTTTCTCTCTGTCAAGGCTAATTTCTCTACTACTTGATGCCCTCCTTTCCCCTCAGAGAGTTTGCTCCTTAATCATCTCCCCTTGTTTCCCCTCTCTAATCTTGAAATTTTCCCTATATAATGATTTATTCCCTAATGCCTATAATGCAGAGGCCTCCTCCATGCCTCTGAAGACTTATGTCTTCAAGGACCTGACCATTTCCTCAATCTGATAGCATTCCTCTCATTCACAACAAAGCCCCTAGAATAAGATTTCTACACTTATTCTCCACCCTCACTCATTTCTCATCCTCTTGTAATCTGTTTTCTGACTTCATCACTGAAGTAAGAACTACTCTTTTCAAAGTTAATGgaaatctcttaattgccagaccCAATGATCATTTTGGACATCATTCCTCTTGACCTCAGCACGTGTTGACACTATCAAAACTCTGTAGGTTTCAGTGGATactactttctcctggttcttctccttcttACTGTCTGTTCCTTTATATCTCCCTTGCTGGATCCATTCCCAGTCTCCTAACCTTGGGAAGAAACCCAGGGTTCTTTCCTACACCCTCTTTGCCTTTCTTGCCATATCCTCACTCTTGATAATTGTTTTATCCATCATGAATTCAGTTACTATCTGTGTGTAGATGGCTCCCCCATAACCTAATTTTCCTTCCTGGTCACCAAATGCTTGCTCGATTTTTTCATTgtcaaatctgatggtctttctTAGTCATCCTATCTGCTGCATGTAACACTGTTGATTAGCTGTGTCCTGGATATAGTgtcctttctgggtttttgtgTAACCataccttctcagtctccttttctggttTATCTACATTTTAAACTCACTGTGAGTACTGCCGTTGGCTCTGTCTTGCACCTtctccagaggcagctaggtagcgcagtggatagagcactgggcctggaatcaggaagatctgagttca harbors:
- the LOC140499582 gene encoding ultra-long-chain fatty acid omega-hydroxylase isoform X2, with amino-acid sequence MQILNKMHHVVLVWVGPVLPLLVLVHPDYIKPLLGASAAIAPKDKLFYGFLTPWLGDGLLLSKGDKWSRHRRLLTPAFHFDILKPYMKIYNQSTDIMHAKWNRLGAGAMVSLDMFEHISLMTLDSLQKCVFSYNSDCQEKMSDYITAIIELSALVVKRQYRIHHHLDFIYYRTADGRRFKEACDTVHHFTTEVIQERRQTLNKQGPEAWLKSKQGKTLDFIDVLLLAKDEDGKQLSDEDIRAEADTFMFEGHDTTSSGLSWALFNLARHPEYQEKCREEIQEIMKGRETEEIEWDDLAQMPFITMCIKESLRIFPPVTLISRRCTEDIKLPDGRIIPKGTICLVSIYGTHHNPSVWPDSKVFNPYRFDPENPQQRSPLAYIPFSAGPRNCIGQSFAMSEMKVVVALTLLRFRLTVDRTKKVRRKPELILRTENGIWLNVEPLSSQTTATPMTQAQQ
- the LOC140499582 gene encoding ultra-long-chain fatty acid omega-hydroxylase isoform X1; translation: MLPITDQVLRVLRLEKTSFRSYVISALLLSLLFLFFRLLLRVFQACYQFYVTCQRLRCFPQPPRRNWLLGHLGMFLPNETGLRDEMQILNKMHHVVLVWVGPVLPLLVLVHPDYIKPLLGASAAIAPKDKLFYGFLTPWLGDGLLLSKGDKWSRHRRLLTPAFHFDILKPYMKIYNQSTDIMHAKWNRLGAGAMVSLDMFEHISLMTLDSLQKCVFSYNSDCQEKMSDYITAIIELSALVVKRQYRIHHHLDFIYYRTADGRRFKEACDTVHHFTTEVIQERRQTLNKQGPEAWLKSKQGKTLDFIDVLLLAKDEDGKQLSDEDIRAEADTFMFEGHDTTSSGLSWALFNLARHPEYQEKCREEIQEIMKGRETEEIEWDDLAQMPFITMCIKESLRIFPPVTLISRRCTEDIKLPDGRIIPKGTICLVSIYGTHHNPSVWPDSKVFNPYRFDPENPQQRSPLAYIPFSAGPRNCIGQSFAMSEMKVVVALTLLRFRLTVDRTKKVRRKPELILRTENGIWLNVEPLSSQTTATPMTQAQQ